In Micromonospora purpureochromogenes, a single window of DNA contains:
- a CDS encoding NAD(P)H-quinone oxidoreductase, translated as MHAITIPEPGGPEALVWAEVPDPEPGPGEVVVDVRASAVNRADLLQRQGHYPPPPGAPAYPGLECSGVVGAVGPGVTGWEVGQEVCALLAGGGYAERVAVPAGQLLPVPAGVDLVDAAALPEVACTVWSNVVRLARLGRGETLLVHGGGSGIGTFAVQLGVALGATVAVTARAAKHDRLRELGAAHTIDYREQDFVEEVRRATDGRGADVILDIMGASYLGRNVAALADGGRLVVIGMQGGRKAELDLGALLAKRASVAATALRSRPLDDKAEIVRGVREQVWPLVEAGRIRPIVDRRLPMTEAAQAHRLVESNEHVGKVLLTTP; from the coding sequence ATGCACGCGATCACGATTCCGGAACCCGGCGGACCCGAGGCACTCGTCTGGGCGGAGGTGCCCGACCCGGAGCCCGGCCCCGGTGAGGTGGTCGTCGACGTGCGGGCCAGCGCGGTGAACCGGGCCGACCTGCTGCAACGGCAGGGGCACTACCCGCCGCCGCCGGGCGCGCCCGCGTACCCCGGGTTGGAGTGCTCGGGGGTGGTCGGCGCGGTCGGCCCGGGCGTGACCGGGTGGGAGGTCGGCCAGGAGGTCTGCGCGCTGCTGGCCGGCGGCGGGTACGCGGAGCGGGTGGCGGTGCCGGCCGGGCAGCTGCTGCCGGTGCCGGCCGGCGTGGACCTGGTCGACGCGGCGGCGCTGCCGGAGGTGGCCTGCACGGTCTGGTCGAACGTGGTGCGGCTGGCCCGGCTCGGCAGGGGCGAGACGCTGCTGGTGCACGGCGGTGGCAGCGGGATCGGCACCTTCGCCGTCCAGCTCGGGGTGGCGCTCGGCGCCACCGTGGCGGTGACCGCCCGCGCGGCCAAGCACGACCGGCTGCGGGAGCTGGGCGCCGCGCACACGATCGACTACCGGGAGCAGGACTTCGTCGAGGAGGTCCGCCGGGCCACCGACGGTCGCGGCGCGGACGTGATCCTCGACATCATGGGCGCCTCCTACCTGGGCCGGAACGTGGCGGCGCTGGCCGACGGCGGTCGGCTGGTGGTGATCGGCATGCAGGGCGGCCGCAAGGCCGAACTGGACCTGGGTGCGCTGCTGGCCAAGCGGGCCTCGGTGGCCGCGACCGCGCTGCGTTCCCGCCCGCTGGACGACAAGGCGGAGATCGTGCGGGGCGTCCGGGAGCAGGTCTGGCCGCTGGTGGAGGCCGGCAGAATCCGGCCGATCGTGGACCGGCGGCTGCCGATGACCGAGGCGGCGCAGGCGCACCGGCTGGTCGAGTCGAACGAGCACGTGGGCAAGGTGCTGCTCACGACGCCGTGA
- a CDS encoding transketolase, which translates to MTTTTATAPPVPGPVAAPLERLRAGREFGSNVYSTVDVLWVLYDRILRITPQTMDDPDRDRFLLSKGHAVAGYYAVLAAKGFVPADWLDDQGGPDSRLGDHPDRLLVPGVEIGSGSLGHGLGLGVGTALGLRAQGRTGPRVYVLLGDAELDEGSNHEAIAYAGATGLANLTAVVLDNRSASHGWPGGVASRFTVNGWTSATVDGRDHDALHAALTGHEKHRPHVVVAVVENGE; encoded by the coding sequence ATGACCACCACGACCGCCACCGCCCCACCCGTACCGGGTCCGGTCGCCGCACCGCTGGAGCGGCTGCGCGCCGGCCGCGAGTTCGGCTCCAACGTCTACTCGACCGTCGACGTGCTCTGGGTGCTGTACGACCGGATCCTGCGGATCACCCCGCAGACCATGGACGACCCGGATCGCGACCGCTTCCTGCTCTCCAAGGGGCACGCCGTCGCCGGCTACTACGCGGTGCTCGCCGCGAAGGGCTTCGTCCCGGCCGACTGGCTCGACGACCAGGGCGGCCCGGACAGCCGCCTCGGCGACCACCCGGACCGGCTGCTGGTGCCCGGCGTGGAGATCGGCTCCGGCTCGCTCGGCCACGGCCTCGGGCTGGGCGTGGGCACCGCGCTGGGGCTGCGCGCCCAGGGTCGCACCGGTCCCCGGGTGTACGTCCTGCTCGGCGACGCCGAACTGGACGAGGGCTCCAACCACGAGGCGATCGCGTACGCCGGGGCGACCGGGCTGGCCAACCTGACCGCGGTCGTGCTCGACAACCGCTCCGCCAGCCACGGGTGGCCGGGCGGGGTGGCCAGCCGGTTCACCGTCAACGGGTGGACCTCCGCCACCGTCGACGGACGCGACCACGACGCCCTGCACGCCGCCCTCACCGGCCACGAGAAGCACCGGCCGCACGTCGTCGTCGCGGTCGTCGAGAACGGGGAGTGA
- a CDS encoding class I SAM-dependent methyltransferase, with translation MAEITGDQRVQSEVLEGLATAVNHRSWFVELAVPHLGDNPIEIGSGLGDYALEWSRHVPRFTATEADPDRLVQLKERLADQPGIEVRQMLLPHPERGNYSAAVSYNVLEHIEDHVGALRSMRDLVRPGGAVIIIVPAFQFAMSPADIATGHVRRYTKKTLAAAMTEAGLTVETMHYANALGLIGYFMATKVFRLMPKEGPMVKVYDTLVLPATKAAEQRIRPPFGQSVFAVARVPA, from the coding sequence ATGGCAGAAATCACTGGGGATCAGCGCGTCCAGTCCGAGGTCCTGGAGGGCCTCGCGACGGCGGTCAACCACCGGAGCTGGTTCGTGGAGCTGGCCGTGCCCCACCTCGGCGACAACCCCATCGAGATCGGCAGCGGCCTCGGCGACTACGCGCTGGAGTGGTCGCGGCACGTCCCCCGCTTCACCGCCACCGAGGCCGACCCGGACCGGCTGGTGCAGCTCAAGGAGCGGCTGGCCGACCAGCCCGGCATCGAGGTACGGCAGATGCTGCTGCCGCACCCCGAGCGCGGCAACTACAGCGCGGCCGTCTCGTACAACGTGCTCGAGCACATCGAGGACCACGTCGGCGCGCTGCGCAGCATGCGCGACCTGGTCCGCCCCGGCGGCGCGGTGATCATCATCGTGCCGGCCTTCCAGTTCGCGATGAGCCCGGCCGACATCGCCACCGGGCACGTGCGCCGCTACACGAAGAAGACCCTGGCGGCGGCGATGACCGAGGCGGGGCTGACGGTCGAGACCATGCACTACGCCAACGCGCTCGGCCTGATCGGGTACTTCATGGCCACCAAGGTCTTCCGGCTGATGCCGAAGGAGGGCCCGATGGTCAAGGTCTACGACACCCTGGTGCTGCCGGCGACCAAGGCCGCCGAGCAGCGGATCCGTCCCCCGTTCGGCCAGTCCGTCTTCGCCGTCGCCCGCGTCCCGGCCTGA
- a CDS encoding 2-hydroxyacid dehydrogenase — protein MIVAVRYLISHPDALAELGDLDVALYDGTQPVPENLDDVEFYAVPYGIIDPRFCEPIARMPRLTVVQTVTAGYDHVLPYLRPGLTLANGRGVHDAATAELAVALTLAARRRLPDFVRAGGEGRWASGWSTGLADARVLIVGYGSIGAAIERRLAGFEVEFSRVARSARPGVRPVSDIPELLPRADVVIVATPLTPETEGLVNKDFLARMADGALLVNVSRGRVVDTEALLAELSAGRLHAALDVTDPEPLPADHPLWSAPNVLISPHVGGLTAALAPRARRLLVDQVRRYVAGKPLANVVVGP, from the coding sequence ATGATTGTCGCCGTGCGCTACCTGATCTCTCACCCCGACGCATTGGCCGAGCTTGGCGATCTGGACGTCGCGCTGTACGACGGCACTCAACCCGTCCCCGAGAACCTGGACGATGTCGAGTTCTACGCAGTCCCGTACGGGATCATTGATCCGCGCTTCTGCGAGCCGATCGCCCGGATGCCCCGGCTCACAGTGGTGCAGACCGTGACCGCCGGCTACGACCATGTCCTGCCGTACCTGCGGCCCGGCCTGACCCTGGCCAACGGCCGGGGCGTGCACGACGCGGCAACCGCCGAGCTGGCCGTGGCGCTCACCCTTGCCGCCCGGCGCCGGCTGCCGGACTTCGTCCGGGCGGGGGGCGAGGGCCGCTGGGCCTCGGGTTGGTCGACCGGGCTGGCTGACGCCCGGGTGCTGATCGTCGGGTACGGCTCGATCGGCGCCGCGATCGAGCGCCGGCTCGCCGGGTTCGAGGTGGAGTTCAGCCGGGTGGCACGGAGCGCCCGCCCCGGCGTACGGCCGGTTTCCGACATTCCGGAGCTGTTGCCGCGAGCGGATGTCGTCATCGTGGCCACGCCGCTGACCCCGGAGACCGAGGGCCTGGTGAACAAGGACTTCCTCGCCAGGATGGCCGACGGCGCCCTGCTGGTGAACGTGTCACGGGGGCGGGTGGTGGACACCGAGGCGCTGCTCGCCGAGCTCAGCGCGGGCCGGCTGCACGCTGCCCTGGACGTCACCGACCCCGAGCCGCTGCCCGCCGATCACCCGCTGTGGTCCGCACCGAACGTCCTGATCAGTCCGCACGTCGGCGGCCTGACCGCCGCGCTGGCACCCCGGGCCCGCCGGCTGCTGGTCGACCAGGTCCGGCGGTACGTGGCGGGCAAGCCCCTCGCGAACGTCGTTGTCGGGCCGTAA
- a CDS encoding AAA family ATPase yields MWDTPTIVLITGIMAAGKSTVAQELARRLPRSVHLRGDLFRRMVVNGRAEMTAELSEEAWRQLRLRYDLAAHTADGYVEAGFTVVLQDVVVGPELPAMVDRIRHRPLLVVVLAPRAEVVTARERARSKTGYGDWPVADFDAGFRADTPRIGLWLDTSEQVPAQTVDEILGRAWTEGRIG; encoded by the coding sequence GTGTGGGACACACCGACGATCGTGCTGATCACCGGGATCATGGCGGCCGGCAAGTCCACAGTGGCCCAGGAGCTGGCCCGACGGCTGCCCCGCTCGGTGCACCTGCGCGGTGACCTCTTCCGGCGGATGGTGGTCAACGGTCGGGCGGAGATGACCGCCGAGCTCTCCGAGGAGGCGTGGCGTCAGCTCCGGCTCCGCTACGACCTGGCCGCCCACACCGCCGACGGGTACGTCGAAGCCGGCTTCACCGTCGTCCTCCAGGACGTGGTGGTCGGGCCGGAGCTGCCGGCGATGGTCGATCGGATCCGGCACCGGCCGCTGCTGGTAGTCGTGCTCGCCCCGCGCGCCGAGGTGGTCACCGCCCGCGAGCGCGCGCGGTCCAAGACGGGGTACGGCGACTGGCCGGTCGCCGACTTCGACGCCGGGTTCCGGGCCGACACGCCGCGGATCGGGCTCTGGCTGGACACCTCGGAGCAGGTCCCGGCGCAGACGGTGGACGAGATCCTGGGCCGGGCGTGGACCGAGGGGCGGATCGGGTAA
- the soxR gene encoding redox-sensitive transcriptional activator SoxR, translating to MHESLTIGQLSTRSGVAPSALRYYERLGLIRAERTGGNQRRYPRTELRRVAFVRIAQQVGISLDEIREALDSLPASRTPTPDDWAALSRVWRERLDEKIRLLGKLRDDLDGCIGCGCLSLQRCTLYNPGDSLAGEGPGARLVLPRPGDGAVTAS from the coding sequence ATGCACGAATCACTCACCATCGGGCAGCTCTCCACCCGCAGCGGCGTGGCACCGTCCGCGCTGCGCTACTACGAACGGCTCGGCCTGATCCGCGCCGAACGCACCGGCGGCAACCAGCGCCGGTACCCGCGTACCGAGTTGCGCCGGGTGGCGTTCGTCCGGATCGCCCAGCAGGTCGGCATCTCGCTGGACGAGATCCGCGAGGCGCTCGACTCGCTGCCCGCCTCCCGTACCCCCACCCCCGACGACTGGGCCGCGCTGTCCCGGGTCTGGCGGGAGCGGCTGGACGAGAAGATCCGACTGCTCGGCAAGCTCCGCGACGACCTGGACGGCTGCATCGGCTGCGGCTGCCTGTCCCTGCAGCGCTGCACCCTCTACAACCCGGGCGACTCGCTCGCCGGCGAGGGGCCAGGGGCCCGGCTGGTGCTGCCCCGACCGGGAGACGGTGCCGTCACGGCGTCGTGA
- a CDS encoding YbhB/YbcL family Raf kinase inhibitor-like protein yields MTLERPIAPDPYELLPTVSAFNLTSDDVHNGEPMDARYAHGSTGGENVSPHLAWSDFPAETKSFVVTCFDPDAPTGSGFWHWVLVNLPASVTELPTGAKEADLGGAFSVRNDYGDTGYGGAAPPPGDRPHRYVFAVHALDVERLDVAPAASPAYVGFNLAFHTLARAVIRPTYQIKE; encoded by the coding sequence ATGACCCTGGAACGACCGATCGCCCCGGATCCGTACGAGCTGCTGCCGACCGTCTCGGCGTTCAACCTGACCAGTGACGACGTGCATAACGGCGAGCCGATGGACGCGCGGTACGCGCACGGCAGCACCGGCGGCGAGAACGTCTCCCCGCACCTGGCCTGGTCGGACTTCCCGGCCGAGACGAAGAGCTTCGTGGTGACCTGCTTCGACCCGGACGCCCCGACCGGCAGCGGCTTCTGGCACTGGGTGCTGGTGAACCTGCCGGCCTCGGTGACCGAGCTGCCCACCGGGGCGAAGGAGGCCGACCTGGGCGGCGCGTTCAGCGTCCGCAACGACTACGGCGACACCGGCTACGGCGGCGCCGCTCCGCCGCCCGGGGACCGCCCGCACCGGTACGTCTTCGCGGTGCACGCGCTGGACGTCGAGCGCCTCGACGTCGCCCCCGCGGCCAGCCCCGCCTACGTCGGCTTCAACCTGGCCTTCCACACCCTGGCCCGGGCGGTCATCCGCCCGACGTACCAGATCAAGGAGTGA